From Rutidosis leptorrhynchoides isolate AG116_Rl617_1_P2 chromosome 3, CSIRO_AGI_Rlap_v1, whole genome shotgun sequence, a single genomic window includes:
- the LOC139901567 gene encoding L-type lectin-domain containing receptor kinase IX.1-like produces MSFSMIHLITFFLINIVSIPFATSIYFNLPNISANNQNQEIFMLRSYISDGGIQLTSDALSARRTGQAGRAIYTNPLRLWDNNSGELASFSTNFTFVIDSKGSTEYGDGIAFFLAENNSVTTPGGAVGLPIDPTNLEASNQFVAIKFDTYWNDVDPPFSGNNSKLDFVGININSIASAAYQLWLSNVIGGGECQAWINYDSVSKNLSVSFTGFLNTTIVHQDGLFYTVDLRRELPEWVIFGFVGSTGDRFEINNVKSWSFNSSDLQVNETNTIPPTLGQNPGPNPGQNTGPDTSSGKSIKKMGIIIGISVTFVIVFIVAFVFWSLKKSREYEISFDNEMNNEFEMGTGPKRFSYNELARSTSDFAENEKLGEGGFGGVYRGYFRESSTYVAVKRVSKNSKQGIKEYASEVKIISRLRHRNLVQLTGWCHEKGELLLVYEYMENGSLDSHLFKEKSLLKWGTRYKIVHGLASALLYLHEEWEQCVLHRDIKSSNVMLDLNFNAKLGDFGQAKMVDHEKGSETTMLAGTLGYMAPEYVVTGKASKESDVYSFGVVALEIACGRKTIKRKAPEKQMRLLEWVWDLYGSGALLEAVDPRLGSEFEEDEVEHLMIVGLWCVHPDSEVRPSMRQVIQVLKHEASLPILPSTMPVASYLIPSMVANQSYKVVSNIDSSNQSLFVGR; encoded by the exons ATGTCGTTTTCAATGATCCATCTGATCACTTTCTTCCTTATTAATATTGTTTCAATCCCTTTTGCAACTTCAATTTATTTCAATCTGCCAAATATCAGTGCGAATAATCAGAATCAAGAAATATTTATGCTACGTAGTTATATCTCGGACGGTGGGATCCAACTGACATCAGATGCTCTTAGCGCTCGAAGAACCGGTCAAGCAGGACGGGCGATTTACACAAACCCGTTACGTCTTTGGGACAACAATTCTGGAGAGCTAGCAAGTTTCTCGACCAATTTCACCTTTGTGATTGATTCAAAAGGGTCTACGGAATACGGTGATGGAATCGCGTTCTTTCTTGCTGAAAATAATTCAGTGACGACTCCTGGTGGTGCCGTGGGGCTTCCGATCGACCCCACAAACCTCGAGGCGTCGAATCAATTTGTGGCCATAAAGTTCGATACTTATTGGAACGACGTGGATCCTCCTTTTTCTGGAAATAATTCAAAGCTTGATTTCGTGGGGATTAACATAAATTCTATTGCTTCTGCTGCATATCAATTATGGTTAAGCAATGTAATTGGAGGGGGAGAGTGTCAAGCTTGGATCAATTATGATTCTGTTTCGAAAAATCTTAGTGTTTCATTCACTGGTTTTCTAAATACTACCATCGTGCATCAAGATGGACTATTTTACACGGTTGATCTAAGGAGAGAGTTGCCAGAGTGGGTGATTTTTGGGTTTGTAGGATCAACTGGAGATAGGTTCGAGATAAATAACGTGAAATCTTGGTCTTTCAATAGTTCAGACTTACAGGTTAATGAAACCAACACAATACCGCCGACTCTTGGACAAAACCCGGGACCAAATCCTGGACAGAACACGGGACCGGATACGAGTAGTGGGAAAAGTATCAAAAAGATGGGAATAATTATCGGAATATCGGTAACGTTTGTTATAGTGTTTATAGTTGCTTTTGTTTTCTGGAGTTTAAAGAAGAGTAGGGAATATGAAATTTCATTTGATAATGAGATGAACAATGAATTCGAGATGGGCACAGGGCCTAAAAGATTCTCATATAATGAATTAGCCCGCTCAACTAGTGACTTTGCGGAGAATGAGAAGCTTGGAGAGGGAGGTTTTGGTGGGGTCTACAGAGGTTACTTTAGAGAATCAAGCACGTATGTAGCGGTGAAAAGGGTGTCAAAGAATTCAAAACAAGGGATCAAGGAGTACGCATCAGAGGTCAAGATCATTAGCCGATTGAGGCATAGAAATCTTGTCCAACTTACGGGTTGGTGTCACGAGAAAGGAGAACTTTTACTTGTATACGAATATATGGAAAACGGAAGCTTAGATTCACATCTTTTTAAAGAAAAAAGCTTGTTGAAATGGGGGACAAGGTACAAAATTGTTCATGGTCTAGCTTCTGCTTTGTTATATCTACATGAAGAATGGGAGCAATGTGTTTTGCATAGAGATATCAAATCTAGTAATGTGATGTTGGACTTAAATTTCAACGCAAAGCTTGGTGATTTTGGGCAAGCTAAGATGGTTGACCACGAGAAAGGCTCGGAGACAACTATGTTGGCCGGAACCTTAGGCTACATGGCTCCTGAATATGTAGTGACCGGTAAGGCAAGCAAAGAATCGGATGTTTACAGCTTTGGAGTTGTTGCGCTGGAAATAGCTTGTGGGCGAAAAACAATCAAGCGCAAGGCACCAGAGAAGCAAATGCGGTTACTAGAATGGGTTTGGGATCTTTATGGTAGCGGGGCTCTTTTAGAAGCGGTCGATC cacgtCTAGGGTCAGAGTTTGAGGAAGATGAAGTCGAACATTTGATGATTGTTGGGTTATGGTGTGTGCATCCTGATTCTGAAGTTCGCCCTTCGATGAGACAAGTGATTCAAGTACTGAAACACGAAGCTTCTCTGCCTATACTCCCCTCAACGATGCCAGTGGCATCTTACTTGATACCTTCTATGGTTGCAAACCAATCATATAAGGTCGTCTCTAATATAGATTCGTCAAACCAATCCTTGTTTGTTGGTCGttaa